The Salinirubellus salinus genome segment TCCATGAAACTGCCCGAGGTACAGCCGTACGCGATGACGTCGACGTCGGCCGTCGCGAGCGACCTCGCACACCGGTCCGCGTCCGCGGTCATCTTCTCCAGTTCGTCGAGGTCGTCGCTCTCGCGGTGGGCCTCCTGGTCGAGGTACATCCGTGAGACGTGGACCGAGACGCCCTCGGGGAGGTGTCGGTAGAAGTCAGGTTCGTTGACGGTGTTCGTGGACGGGACGATCAGCCCGATCCGGCCTCGCCAGCCATACATGGCCGAGAGTTGTGGTTCTTCCACTTATACTCTCGCCCGACGACGCCGACCGCGACCCGCTGACGGCGCCGTGGCCAGCTCCCGCCCGAACGGTTAACTGCTCTCCCAGACGTGTGAGGACATGGCGACACTCCCCCTCGCGACCATCGGGGACGCGTACGCGAGTACCTACCTCTGGGACTGCTTCCGGGGGCTCACCGACATCGGAAGCCGGATGGCGGGCCACGAGGGGGAAGCAGCGGGGGTAGGCGTGCTCGAAGCCGCGTTCGCCGACGGCGGCCAGCGTGCCGTCACGGTCACTCCGTTCGACGTGCCGGGGTGGTGGCGTGACTCCTCGCGACTCACGCTCGTGGGAGATTCGACACGGACGTTCGACGCCGCTCACCAGCTCCTCGCGCTTCCCGGCTCGCCCCCCGGCGAGGTCACTGCCCGGCTCGTCGACGTGGGATACGGGACGCCGGACGAGGTCACGGCCACGGACGTGGATGGCGCGATCGTCCTCGCGTCGAGCCGCAACCCCCCGACGATGGCGCGGCCGTGCAACCGGACCGAGAAGTACGCGTGGGCGGTCGACGCGGGGGCTCGCGGGTTCCTCTACTGCAACGACGCACTCGCGGGGGGGATACCGGCGACGGGCAGCGTCCGGTTCGGGAGCGAGATGCCGGGCCCGGTTCCAGCGGTCGGGGTGAGCCGCGAACTCGGCGAGCGGCTCCGCCGACACGCCGCCGACGACGGTAGCGTGCGGCTGCTGGTCGACTGTCGTACCGAGCCGGCCGTGAGCCGGAACGTCGAGGGAGTCGTCGGCCCGGCGTCCGGTCCGGAGATCGTCGTGACGGCCCACACCGACGGGCACGACGTCGGTGAGGGGGCCCGTGACAACGCCGCCGGCGCCGCGCTCCTCGCCGAGGCAGGCCGTCTCCTCGCGAGCGAGGACATCGAGCTGGCCACCCGGATCCGTTTCCTCTCGACCGGCGCCGAGGAACTGGGGCTGCTCGGCTCGCGGGCGTGGGTCGAGACGAACGGCACGGCCGACGTCGCGGCCCACGTCAACGTCGACGTCGTCGGGTTCAGCCGCACGATGCGCGCCGAGGGGCCGGCTGCTGTCGCGGAGGCGTTTCGGGCTGCGGCCGCCGAACTCGGCGTTCCGAGGGACCCCGTCGGGACGGCGGACCCGTACGGCGGCGTCTGGCCGTTCTGGTACAGCGACCAGTGGCACTTCGCCACCCGGGGCGTACCCTCCGTCACCTGCCGGTCCGTGGCCGACGCCGGCCGCACTGCACTCGGCTGGGGACACACGCACGCCGACACCGCCGACAAAATCGACCGACGCGACCTCCGTGACCTCGCCATCCACCTCGCGACCGGGCTCGTGCGTCTCGCCGAGCGGGCCGACGGGCTGGACCCGATTCCGGGCTGCGCGGTCCGGGCGCGGATCCCGGACGCCACCGCCGAGTACCTCCGGCTGGACGGGCGATGGCCGTGGTAGCCGCCCACGCTCACGTGGCCCCCGACCGAACGCTTAAGCCCGATGCCGGGGAGCAGACAGCCTGAGACACGTGGTATCGCTCTCCTCGCTGTTCGGTGACGACGCGGACGTCCTCCACAGTCGCAACTTCCAGGTCCTCATCCTGGCGAACGCGATGGGACCGACCGGGTTGGCGCTCGTCTCGCCGCTGCTCCACACGCTCATCGGCCCGTTCGAGACGACGCCGGCGAACATCGGGCTGCTGATGTCGGCGTTCACCGCGCCCGGTATCGTCATGATACCGCTGGCAGGACTGCTGTCCGACCGCTACGGGCGTAAACCGACGATCATCGCGGGGTTGTTGATAATGGGGGGCGCGGGTGGCGCCATCGCCCTCACGACCGAGTTCCACGTGGTCCTCGGGCTGCGGCTCCTCCAGGGCATCGGGAGCGCCGCCGTCGTCCCCATCGTCATCTCCAGCATCGGCGACCTCTACGAGGGAACACAGGAGGCGACCGCACAGGGGTTCCGCTTCACGAGTTCGGGTCTCGCCCAGCTGTCGATCCCGCCCGCGGCCGGCGTCCTCGTCGGGGTGGCCTGGCAGTTCCCGTTCCTGCTGTACCTGTTCGCCATCCCGGCCGCCGTTGGGACCTACCTCTGGTTCGAGGAGCCGACACCTCGCGCGGCGGCGGCCACGGCGGCCGAGTCGACGGTCGACAGTGACCGCCCCTCGCTTCGCGGGCTGCTCGGCTCCCGCCGCGTCCAGGCGATGCTGCTCGTTCGCGGGCTCCCGGGTGTCCTCTGGGTGGGCTTCCTCACGTACAACTCCATCATCGTCGTGGAGTTCATCGGCGGGACACCGTCGGAGGCGGGGGTGCTCGCGGCGGTCGCCAGCCTCTCGTTCGCCGTCGCCGCCACGCAGGCCGGCCGCGTCACCGCGCTGTTCGACAGCCGCTTCTACCCGCTCGTCGCAGCGAACGTCGCACTCGGTGGCGGCTACGCGGTCGTCGTGCTCGCCGGCTCGTTACCGGTCGCGCTCGCGGGCATCGCCGTCTCGGGAAGCGGCTTCGGCCTCATCCTCTCCATCTACCGGAGCATCATCACCGGGCTCCCGCCCGCGGCGCTACGCGGCGGGCTGGTCAGCCTGAGCGAGGCGTTCGGCCGGCTGACCATCACCGCCGCTCCCATCGTGATGGGAGCGCTCGTCGCGGCGCTGACCCCCGACCTCGGCTTCCAGGGTGCGGTTCAGGCGGTCGGGCTGGCCACGGCTGTCGTGGTCGGTGGCGGGAGCGTCCTCGGGCTGGGTATCGCGAGGGCTGCTCCACCCGTCGAGTAGGCCAGGCGTCACGCCGTCCAGTCGGGGCG includes the following:
- a CDS encoding M28 family peptidase, translating into MATLPLATIGDAYASTYLWDCFRGLTDIGSRMAGHEGEAAGVGVLEAAFADGGQRAVTVTPFDVPGWWRDSSRLTLVGDSTRTFDAAHQLLALPGSPPGEVTARLVDVGYGTPDEVTATDVDGAIVLASSRNPPTMARPCNRTEKYAWAVDAGARGFLYCNDALAGGIPATGSVRFGSEMPGPVPAVGVSRELGERLRRHAADDGSVRLLVDCRTEPAVSRNVEGVVGPASGPEIVVTAHTDGHDVGEGARDNAAGAALLAEAGRLLASEDIELATRIRFLSTGAEELGLLGSRAWVETNGTADVAAHVNVDVVGFSRTMRAEGPAAVAEAFRAAAAELGVPRDPVGTADPYGGVWPFWYSDQWHFATRGVPSVTCRSVADAGRTALGWGHTHADTADKIDRRDLRDLAIHLATGLVRLAERADGLDPIPGCAVRARIPDATAEYLRLDGRWPW
- a CDS encoding MFS transporter; protein product: MVSLSSLFGDDADVLHSRNFQVLILANAMGPTGLALVSPLLHTLIGPFETTPANIGLLMSAFTAPGIVMIPLAGLLSDRYGRKPTIIAGLLIMGGAGGAIALTTEFHVVLGLRLLQGIGSAAVVPIVISSIGDLYEGTQEATAQGFRFTSSGLAQLSIPPAAGVLVGVAWQFPFLLYLFAIPAAVGTYLWFEEPTPRAAAATAAESTVDSDRPSLRGLLGSRRVQAMLLVRGLPGVLWVGFLTYNSIIVVEFIGGTPSEAGVLAAVASLSFAVAATQAGRVTALFDSRFYPLVAANVALGGGYAVVVLAGSLPVALAGIAVSGSGFGLILSIYRSIITGLPPAALRGGLVSLSEAFGRLTITAAPIVMGALVAALTPDLGFQGAVQAVGLATAVVVGGGSVLGLGIARAAPPVE